One Paroedura picta isolate Pp20150507F chromosome 16, Ppicta_v3.0, whole genome shotgun sequence genomic region harbors:
- the RUSF1 gene encoding RUS family member 1 isoform X2: protein MAESGTPPLCTESYGSRRAQHYRPLPDGTLRCVPDRPEDQAYRSLRDVFMSIFLPQGYPESVSPDYLAYQIWDTVQAFASSITGTLATQAVLKGVGVGDETSTVAAATVTWILKDGTGMLGRILFAWSKGNKLDCDAKQWRLFADGLNDVAILMEILAPAFPACFTLIVCISGLFKCIVGVAGGATRAALTMHQARRDNMADVSAKDGSQETLVNLAGLVCSLFLIPLLADNLHLTYALYGLFTILHLYANYRAVRAVCMETLNRARLRLVLRHFLRWGKVPGPALANPKEPLLLGGHQQLRMILGAPLHTVVSSAADFEKALEQSSSKYLFFFNQAARTVSVVLHQRAGSVDVIKACSHALLQEAVLCEDVAAFTVERETLLGLQRRLQGEPSKKDWRAVSEMQQLLDRIFPAFLMGLTSAGWITDRNLLGPEEWRVDWTTDGKKSL, encoded by the exons ATGGCTGAATCTGGGACCCCGCCACTTTGTACAGAGAGTTATGGCTCCCGCAGAGCTCAGCATTACCGGCCCTTGCCGGATGGGACCCTGAGATGTGTCCCAGACAGACCGGAGGATCAGGCCTACCGGTCACTGCGGGACGTCTTCATG TCAATTTTCCTGCCTCAGGGCTATCCTGAAAGTGTAAGCCCGGATTATCTTGCCTACCAGATCTGGGACACGGTGCAG gcctttGCTAGCAGCATCACCGGGACGCTGGCCACCCAGGCCGTGCTGAAAGGGGTGGGAGTCGGGGACGAGACGTCcactgttgctgctgccaccGTCACGTGGATCCTGAAAG atggGACAGGAATGCTGGGGCGAATCCTTTTTGCATGGAGCAAAGG GAACAAACTGGACTGTGATGCCAAGCAGTGGAG GCTCTTTGCAGACGGACTCAACGATGTGGCCATTTTAATGGAGATCCTGGCCCCGGCCTTCCCAGCATGCTTCACTCTCATCGTGTGCATCAGTGGCCTTTTCAAG TGCATCGTGGGAGTTGCTGGAGGTGCCACTCGAGCGGCCCTTACCATGCACCAGGCCCGAAGGGACAACATGGCGGACGTGTCAGCCAAGGATGGAAGCCAG GAGACACTGGTGAACTTAGCTGGCCTGGTCTGCAGCCTGTTCCTCATCCCTCTGCTGGCTGACAACCTCCA cctcactTATGCCCTCTATGGCCTCTTCACCATCTTGCACCTCTACGCCAACTATCGGGCCGTCAGGGCCGTCTGCATGGAGACTCTCAACCGGGCCCGGCTACGTCTGGTCTTGCGCCATTTCTTGCGATGGGGGAAGGTCCCGGGCCCTGCGCTCGCCAACCCCAAGGAGCCCCTGTTGCTAG ggGGCCATCAGCAACTCAGGATGATCCTGGGCGCTCCGCTCCACACAGTGGTCTCCAG CGCTGCCGACTTTGAGAAAGCTCTTGAGCAAAGCTCTTCGAAGTACTTATTCTTCTTCAACCAAGCAGCGA GGACCGTCTCTGTGGTTTTGCACCAACGGGCAGGCAGCGTGGATGTCATTAAAGCCTGCAGCCACGCTCTCCTCCAGGAGGCTGTGCTCTGTGAGGACGTAGCCGCGTTCACTGTGGAAAGAGAGACTCTCCTGGGTTTGCAGCGCAGGCTACAAGGAG AGCCTTCTAAAAAGGACTGGAGAGCAGTTtctgaaatgcagcagctactggacAGGATATTCCCTGCATTCCTGATGG GGCTGACGTCAGCTGGGTGGATTACTGACCGGAACCTCCTAGGCCCCGAGGAGTGGCGTGTGGATTGGACCACGGATGGGAAGAAGAGTCTTTGA
- the RUSF1 gene encoding RUS family member 1 isoform X1 translates to MPRRTNNKDLRPATWQSAGPESGRPGAASPMAESGTPPLCTESYGSRRAQHYRPLPDGTLRCVPDRPEDQAYRSLRDVFMSIFLPQGYPESVSPDYLAYQIWDTVQAFASSITGTLATQAVLKGVGVGDETSTVAAATVTWILKDGTGMLGRILFAWSKGNKLDCDAKQWRLFADGLNDVAILMEILAPAFPACFTLIVCISGLFKCIVGVAGGATRAALTMHQARRDNMADVSAKDGSQETLVNLAGLVCSLFLIPLLADNLHLTYALYGLFTILHLYANYRAVRAVCMETLNRARLRLVLRHFLRWGKVPGPALANPKEPLLLGGHQQLRMILGAPLHTVVSSAADFEKALEQSSSKYLFFFNQAARTVSVVLHQRAGSVDVIKACSHALLQEAVLCEDVAAFTVERETLLGLQRRLQGEPSKKDWRAVSEMQQLLDRIFPAFLMGLTSAGWITDRNLLGPEEWRVDWTTDGKKSL, encoded by the exons TCCAGGTGCTGCTTCACCCATGGCTGAATCTGGGACCCCGCCACTTTGTACAGAGAGTTATGGCTCCCGCAGAGCTCAGCATTACCGGCCCTTGCCGGATGGGACCCTGAGATGTGTCCCAGACAGACCGGAGGATCAGGCCTACCGGTCACTGCGGGACGTCTTCATG TCAATTTTCCTGCCTCAGGGCTATCCTGAAAGTGTAAGCCCGGATTATCTTGCCTACCAGATCTGGGACACGGTGCAG gcctttGCTAGCAGCATCACCGGGACGCTGGCCACCCAGGCCGTGCTGAAAGGGGTGGGAGTCGGGGACGAGACGTCcactgttgctgctgccaccGTCACGTGGATCCTGAAAG atggGACAGGAATGCTGGGGCGAATCCTTTTTGCATGGAGCAAAGG GAACAAACTGGACTGTGATGCCAAGCAGTGGAG GCTCTTTGCAGACGGACTCAACGATGTGGCCATTTTAATGGAGATCCTGGCCCCGGCCTTCCCAGCATGCTTCACTCTCATCGTGTGCATCAGTGGCCTTTTCAAG TGCATCGTGGGAGTTGCTGGAGGTGCCACTCGAGCGGCCCTTACCATGCACCAGGCCCGAAGGGACAACATGGCGGACGTGTCAGCCAAGGATGGAAGCCAG GAGACACTGGTGAACTTAGCTGGCCTGGTCTGCAGCCTGTTCCTCATCCCTCTGCTGGCTGACAACCTCCA cctcactTATGCCCTCTATGGCCTCTTCACCATCTTGCACCTCTACGCCAACTATCGGGCCGTCAGGGCCGTCTGCATGGAGACTCTCAACCGGGCCCGGCTACGTCTGGTCTTGCGCCATTTCTTGCGATGGGGGAAGGTCCCGGGCCCTGCGCTCGCCAACCCCAAGGAGCCCCTGTTGCTAG ggGGCCATCAGCAACTCAGGATGATCCTGGGCGCTCCGCTCCACACAGTGGTCTCCAG CGCTGCCGACTTTGAGAAAGCTCTTGAGCAAAGCTCTTCGAAGTACTTATTCTTCTTCAACCAAGCAGCGA GGACCGTCTCTGTGGTTTTGCACCAACGGGCAGGCAGCGTGGATGTCATTAAAGCCTGCAGCCACGCTCTCCTCCAGGAGGCTGTGCTCTGTGAGGACGTAGCCGCGTTCACTGTGGAAAGAGAGACTCTCCTGGGTTTGCAGCGCAGGCTACAAGGAG AGCCTTCTAAAAAGGACTGGAGAGCAGTTtctgaaatgcagcagctactggacAGGATATTCCCTGCATTCCTGATGG GGCTGACGTCAGCTGGGTGGATTACTGACCGGAACCTCCTAGGCCCCGAGGAGTGGCGTGTGGATTGGACCACGGATGGGAAGAAGAGTCTTTGA